The sequence GGCTCGCTTGAATCTCGGTATCGCCACGATCGCGAGTTCCGCCTCGGCGGTGGCGCGTTCCTCTGGGGAGTCAATCCAGGTACGCAGTTGCGGCTTGAGCACTGGACGGTTTCCGCGCAGACCGACCTCACATGGGTCGCGGCGACGAATGCGTCACGACTGCTGTCGGCCTTAATGGCCGAGGGACGACCGCTCGGTTTCTCTGTGACCGAATCGGCGGAGCTGCGCTGGCAGTTGCCGGGACGTGTCACGCTGAATGCGCGTCTGTCGGGCGACCACCGCCCGGACGAACCCGATCGCTGGCGCATCGATGTGGAATCGGTGGCACGCTGGTAGATTCACGACGATGCGCGGCCGTCACCATGGCACGATCATGAACGAGCGTCACGCCTATCCTCTCAAGGTCCTGCTGATATCGACGGTGATGAGCATTGTCGGTTGGGTGTCTGTAGGTCTTGTGCCCTGCGCCGATTCCGTCAGGGCCGGACCGCCGGATGCGGCCGCTCCTGCGATCTTCACGTTCGGTCATTGCCCGGTCGTTTGGACCGATGGTGCCCCTCGCGAGCTGCGCTCCCGGATGGAACGAGTTGTTGCTGAAGCCGCGACCGGTGCCGTCGATGAGGGGCGCACGCGTCTTGTGGTCGAGACCCTGCTCCGCGCATTGGCCAATGAGGGTCATCATCATGCGAGCGTCGAGCCACGTGACTTCACCGTGCATGACGCCTCGATCGAATTCACGCTCGCCGTCGATCCGGGTCCGTTGACTGTGGTCGCCGGCTGGCGATTCGAAGGTGTGTCGCGCACCGACACCGTCTGGCTGTCCCGCGTCCTTGATCTGCGCGTCGGCATGACGGCCACGAGGTCGGCGCTGGAAGCGATCATGCGGCGACTGCGACGCATCTCTCATTTGCAGTGTGCATCGCCTCCGGAACTCGAGTTGCTTTCGGACGATACACTGGCAATCGTCACTGTCTACGTGCGCGAACTGCCCGCGACGACGTTTGCCGGGGCACTGGCGGCCGGAGAGGGAGGCAGTGCTGCCGGTGCACCGCTCTCGGGGAATCTGGCGCTGGGAATGGCCGGCATGTTCCGCCGGGACCGCTCGTTTGGACTGCGCTATGAGCGTTGGCGCCGTGATGAGATGCTCTTGCGGCTGGATGTGGCGGAGGCCGGCAAGTCATGCGGCCGTTGGGATTGGCGTGCGCAGTTGGAAGAGTGGAATCACCGCGATCATCGTCAGCATGCCCGTTTGGAGACCGCTTACCGCCTGGACCGACGGCATGAGCTCCGTGCCACCGTTCGCGCCCAATGGTCGAAGATCACACCCGATCGCGCCGTCGTGCCCGCGGCCCGAACCACCGAGATTGGCTTGGGCATCGGCCAGGGCATGATCAAGTACGCGACGCCTGGTTCTGAACCGCCCACGGTCACGTGGTCCTGCCGGCTCACGAATTCGACGCGACGGGAACTGGCGGTGCCCGGAAGAAGTGGGCGCCGCGAGACGCGTACGTTGTTCGAGTGGAATCTGGCAGGCGGCTTGTGCGTGGGACGCGGCTTGATGCTGACGGTCCGGGGCTGGGGACGGTCATGGCCGAATTCCGAAACCCGGCTGGGACCGGGCGACGAGTGGTTCTTGGGCGGCTCCGAGTGGTTGCGCGGATACGCCGATCGCACCGTCATCGCAACAGCGGGAGTCGCGACGGCACTGGAGCTTTCGGTCTCTCCTGATCGTGCCGTCGGCGCCTCCATCTTCGGCGATGCGGCGCGGCTCTTGCCATTCGATCGTGAGACGGGATCACGTCTGACGCCTTACAGCTATGGAGCCGCGGTACTGCTGCGCTCATCGAATCGGAGTGGACGGTTGGAATTCGCTTGGCGTGATCATGTGGCATGGCGCGACGGAATCGTCCGATTGGCCGTCTCCCAGGGGTGGTGACATTGCCTGAATTCACGCGGTCTGGGCGGCATCCACAAGACGCTGGCTTGGTCGCCCGCGCCATGATAACCTCTCCCTCCGGCTTGCCCCGAGCGTACTCGAGGGGGAGAGGTCGATCCCTGCCTGCCGGCAGGCACGGCGCCGAAGGCGGATCGGGTGAGGGATTCCTTCGCACGTCAACTCAGTTCGAGGCAGGAATCCCGACATCATGAGCACACGCACCTCCAGCCCAATGGACTCCGTCCTCGCCTGGTGGCGTTTGGCGCGCGGCAACAATGCGCTCCTGGCGGGAGCCGCCTCATGGATCGGTGCCTATCTGGCCACTGGACGGTGGCTGCACAGTGCGCTGCCAGGCGCGATCCTGGCGCCGATTCTCATCGCCGCCGCCGGGAACATCGATAATGACCTACACGACCGCCCGATCGACACACTCAATGGGCTCGACCGTCCGCTTGTGACGGGAGCCATTTCGGTCGGCGCCGCGCGGATTGTCCGTATTGCACTTCTGTTGCTGGGTCTGGGGGCCGCCTGTGCCTGCGGTTGGCGCTCCGCGCTGATCGCCATGACCGTTGTGGTCGTCCTCGTCCTCTACAACCGACGGCTCTCGGGAATTCCGGTTTTCGGCAACGTCGCCGTTGCCCTCACCGGATCCGCGTCGATCGTGTACGGAGCGGTCTGCACTGTGCCGACCGATCCCTCCGACTGGATCGCACCGGGCTGGGGGGCGCTGGCCGCTTTCTGGCTGCACCTGCCGCGGGAAATCCTGAAGGATGCGCTGGACGTTGCCGGCGATGCTGTCTCCGGACGGCGCACTCTTGCCACAGCCTATGGCCGGGCCCCAGCCATTCGAGTGGCGGCGCTCCTGATGTCGGTAGCCGCTGTCATCGTGCTCATAATCGGCCTCGGACCTTGGTTCGGGCCTCTCTACCTCTTTGGCGTGATCGTCACGATCATCCCGGCGCTCCTACTTGGGGCGGCCCAGTGTTGGTTCAACCCTTCCGAAGACGGCGCTTCTCGTTGGTCCGCGGGTCTCAAGCTGTGCATGTTGGCGGGCCTGGCGTGGCTGGCGCTGGGGCGTCTCAATCCGTGATCCGGTTGTGATGGCCAGGCAGCCAGGAAACAGTGGAGTCGTCGCCGTTGACGCTCCGGTTGTGAGAGCGTTTCTTCGAGCTATGCGGTCTGGTCTGTTTGTGCTCCGCCGCCACATTCTGTTGGGTTTCGCTTTGGCGGGAATGACTGCCATCCCGGTCTCGGCGATCGAGATCACCGCGATAATCGATCGACCCTCTCTCAGGGTCGGCCAGTCCGCCACCGTCACCGTGGTGGCGATCCGACGTGACACCTTGGCGGAACCGTCACCCCTCCGCGCGTAC comes from Candidatus Zixiibacteriota bacterium and encodes:
- a CDS encoding geranylgeranylglycerol-phosphate geranylgeranyltransferase codes for the protein MSTRTSSPMDSVLAWWRLARGNNALLAGAASWIGAYLATGRWLHSALPGAILAPILIAAAGNIDNDLHDRPIDTLNGLDRPLVTGAISVGAARIVRIALLLLGLGAACACGWRSALIAMTVVVVLVLYNRRLSGIPVFGNVAVALTGSASIVYGAVCTVPTDPSDWIAPGWGALAAFWLHLPREILKDALDVAGDAVSGRRTLATAYGRAPAIRVAALLMSVAAVIVLIIGLGPWFGPLYLFGVIVTIIPALLLGAAQCWFNPSEDGASRWSAGLKLCMLAGLAWLALGRLNP